CACCACGACTGGGGCGAAGGCCGACTTGACGGTGTTGATGATCCAGACGTTCTTGTCGTGCAGCTTGAGGATCTCCCGGCCGATCGCGAGGCGCCGATCGTCGTCGGCCTGCTGGACCAGTTCGTCGTACAGCACCTGCAGCTGCCGGATCTCGCCCTCCGGCTTCATCGAGAACTTGCCCTTGGGGTCGGAGTACCAGTTTCCGTACTTCGGGGCCCAGTAGGTGAGGCCGTTGGTGGGGATGTACCACAGCGAGTCGATGTCCCACAGGTAGCCGGCCGGCACGTAGCAGTTCAGGTCGAAGTCGCCGTGCCAGATGCTGGCGTACCACAGCTCGGACGAGATGTTTTTGATCGCTATGTCGATGCCGACCTTGGCCCAGTAGCGCTTCACGAACTCGAGGATGCTGACGCTGGGCACACCGACGCCGATGGTGAAAGTCTGGGCGACGAGCTTCATCGGTTTCCCGTCGGGGCGCAGGCGCATGCCGTCGCCGCCGCGTTTGGTGAGCCCGGCCTTGTCCAGGTAGTCGTTCGCCTTGGCCTCGTCGAACGCCACGAAGCGCTGGCCCATGCCCTTGACGAAGTACGGGTCCTCCGGTTGTGCGCAGGGCTGCTGGAAGGACCCCTGCCCGGAGAACAGCGAGTCCCGCATCTCCTCGCGGTTGATGGCGTGGGAGACACCAGCCCGGAAGTTGATGTCCTGGAACAGCTCACGCAGTACCGGGTCGGGGTGGCTCTGGTTCAGGTTCACCGCGTGGAACAGACCGTCGGGCTTCCAGCGCAGGAAGCGGTAGCCCTTGTCCTTCTGGTTCTTGATCAGCATCGGTGCCGACTGGTAGCTGAGGTCCCACGCCGCGAGGTCCACCTGCCCGTTGGCCGCGCGTAGTCCGAAAGCCTCTTGATCGAGGAACGTGTAGACGGCCCGGTCGATGTAAGGCAGCTGCCGGCCCTCGGGGTCGACCTTCCAGTAGTAGGGGTTCCTCTCCGCGGTGGCGTTGTTGCCCTTCGCCGGCTTGGTGATCCGCCACGGGCCGAGCACCGGAAGGCCGGGGTTCCGCCAGTGGTCGTGCCTGGAGTGGTAGAAGTCGACCCAGGCCGAGAAGTTCTCCTTCTTAAGGGCGGACTGAACCGCGTCCTTCCCGGCGATGTCGGGATGGAACCTGCTCATGTAGTGCTTGGGCTGGAGGAACGGGTTGGCGCCCACGAAGGTGCCTACGAAGGACATGTACTTCAGCAGCAGTCCGTTCGGTGCCGCGAACTCGATCCGGAAGGTGGTCTTGTCGACCTGGACGAACTTCGCTGGCTTGCCTCCCGGAGACAGCCAGGCAGGGAAGACCGGAGCCAGTTCCTTGTTCGAGTAGACGTGCTCGTAGACGTACATGATGTCGTCGGTCGTGAAGGGCTTGCCGTCCGACCACCGGACTCCGTCACGTAGGTGAAACACGTACGCGCGTCCGCCGTCCTCGATCTCCCATGACTTCGCGAGCCCCGGCCCCGGGGTCGGTGGGGTGGTGGGAGTCCACTCGACGAGTCCGGCCCAACCCATGTACTGCAGGCCGTCGTTGTTCAGGTCGATCTGTCCACGCTGCATCGTCCCGCCGAACGTGCCGAGTTCGCTCTGCGGCTTCACCACCATGGGATCCTTCGGGAGCCGCTCTGTAAGCTTCGGCAGCTTCCCAGCCTTGACCTGCGCCGCGAGCATGGGCGCTTCCTTCGCTCCCTTCGCCGCAGCCGTCGGCCCAGGTCCCTTGTCGGGGTTCGTGGAGAGGAACGAGCAGCCGGTAAGGGTGCAGGCGCCAAGTGTGGCTACGCCGCCGGCACGTAGCAAGTCCCTGCGGGAGATCCTCGATGCCACCATGAGCCCTCCTCGTGTTCCGGGCGGAGCGTCGTGTCCAAGCCGGTTCACCTACTCCACGACGCCTGCCAAGGGCCTGCCGGCAGGCAGTGCAGCTCCGAAACGTGAGTGGCTGGAACGATCATTCGAGATAGCAGATACATCTACGAGATGCGAGATGTTACCTCTGGGACGGACGGCTGCACAGCCTTCGAGTGACCGAACTTTCGAAGGTGCCGAAACTGGGCTTCCACCAAGGTTTCGATGCAGGAGAGCCCTTGCCTGGCTCACGTACTGTCTCTAGCATCCTTCAAGAATTGAGTTGCATCTACGAAATCCCGTTGGATGACGAGCCGCCCGTGCCAGGAGGTCGGCATGACCGAAGTAGGCAACTCACGACTGTCCGGCCTGATCCCGACCGGCGGCATCAGAGCCTCCCAGTGCGGGGGCAACACCGTCGGCGCGACGCTGCGGGAGCCGTCTCCACGCACGGACGGCTACCGCCACGTCGACACACCCGCGATGATCCAGAAGCTGCTGGATCTCGGGGCCAACACCTACATCTACGGGGTGTGGGACTCCCCTACCGACTGGGACGACCTGCGGCTCGAGTTCGCGCCGGCCGCCGCGGATGTGGATATCGACGTCTGGGTCTATCTCGTTCCTCCCAGCGAGACCTCCCGCGACGGAGGCCGCGCTTCACGGCCCTACGTGATGGACTACGTGGCCTGGGCCCGCGCCTGCGCCGAGCTCTCTGTCGCGTATCCGAACGTGAAGGCGTGGGGCATCGACGACTTCGAGTTCAACCAGGAGACCTTCACCACCGAGTACGTCGCACAGCTGCGCAAGGTGGCTCAGGACATCAACCCTGACCTGGCCTTCTACCTCTGCACCTACTTCCACGCGGCGACCGATCCGGGGTTCCTCGCAAAGTACGGCCCCTACCTGGACCTCGTGCTCTATCCGTTCCTGGACGGGCGGAACCTCAACACCGTCGTCGCCGACAGCGCCGGACCATGCCTGGACGAGATCCGCGCCGCCGTGCATCCGTGGGACCTCGACGTCGTCCTGCTCGTGTACACGGGTCGCTTCCTCGACGCATGGAACGAACCCGGACCCGACTACTGTGCCTCGGCGGTTCGCACCGGGCTCGAGTACGCCCGAGCCGGCAAGATCGCCGGCGTCACGGCGTACGGGCTGCAACTCGACAACGCGCCGACCATCTCCTCCACCAACAAGGCGATGTACGGTAACGGGCGCCTCAGTCTGCTGGTCCCCCCTGTCCGCACACAGGAAGGGGCTTACGCCCAGGCTTCACAGGACGTCCGGGTCGACCCGGACGCGCCACGACACGAACTCTCGTTCTGGCACAACGACGTCTTCAGTGGACTGGTCGGCAGCCCCGGCAAGCACGTCAAGCAGGTGCTGCTCGACGGCGAGCTGATCTGGTCCGAGGATGTCCGCCACCACGGCTTCGCTCTGTGGCAGCAGTGTTCCACACTTCACGGCCCCCTCGACGTGACCGAACGGCTGCGCGGCAGGACCAGCGCAACCTTGACGTTCCGCCTCCTCCAGGGCCGGGGAGGGGACGAGATCTTCCCCGTCGACGTGGGATTCGATCACATCGAGACGCTGGGGTTCACCGTCGACAACCCGGGATTCGAGACAACAGATGGCTGGACACTCGACTCCAGCCACGGCGTCCCGGTCCCGAGCATCGATATCTTCATCCCCGACCGTCCGCAGAGCTCCTTCGCCGCGGTAGCCGCCGAGTACCACGCCCACGCAGGCGCGGCCGGCACCTGATGGACGAGATCCGCGTCGGCGTCGTCGGTCTCGGTCCTCGGGCCCTCTTGACGTGGATCCCGCTGCTGGCGCGCATTCCGGGATACCGGATCACGGCCTTGTGCGATCGGATCGAGGCCCTGCACCAGGCCGCACTGTCCCGCACCGAGGATCCGGCATCCGTGCACACGTACAGCGACTACGACGACGTGCTTCAAGATCCTTCCGTCGATGCGGTGGCGCTCACGGTCAGGAGCCGGGACCAGGGTTTGCTCGCCGCACGGGCCCTCGATGCGGGAAAGCACGTCCATGCGGAGGTGCCGGCGGCGCACAGCGTCGAGGACTGCTGGCGGCTCGTGCTTGCGGTCGAGCGGAGCGGCATGACCTACCAACTGGCCGAGCAGACGCGGTATTGGGGCTTCGTCGACGCCTGGCGCGACCTCGTGTCCTCCGGCCGACTCGGCCGCGTCACCCTCGGCGAGGGGCAGTACTTCCACCACTACACAGAGGGGATGTTCCAGGACCCTCGATCCGGTGAGCTGATGGGACCAGACGGGATCTCCGAGCGCCCGGATGCCCTGCCCACGTGGGCGCAGCAGATGCCGCCGATCCACTACCTGCCACACGAACTGAGCCCGATGCTGAGGATCCTCGACGACCGTGTCACCGAGGTGGTGGGGATGAGTACCGAGTCACCGAGCGTGGCGAACCCCCTGATCGCCCAATCCGACATGCAGGTGGCACTGATGCGGACCAGGAAGGGGACCATCCTGCGGATGGCGGCGAGCTTCGCCCAGCCACACCCGCCCGGCAACTGGCACTGGTACCAACTCATCGGCACGGGTGGGCGGGTCGAGTGGACCCGTAGCAACCGCGACCGACCGAAGGTGTGGCTGACGGACGCGCAGATGCACGACCTCGCCGACGTCGACTGGCGGTACGAACGCACCGATGCTCCTGCCGAGGCACACGGCAGTGGTCACGGTGACGCGGACTACTACACCCACGTCTCTTTCCGAGACGCCGTTTTCGCAGGCCGCCAGCCGTCGTTCGACGTGTACCAGGCGGTGGACACAGCAGCTCCGGCCGTGCTGGCAGCCCGGTCGATGGCCGCCGGCAGCGTTCTGCTCGAGGTTCCGGACTTCCGACCAGGGCCGACTCGAACACCGGGACAAGCGCCGTGACTGTCGCCGTGATCGTCGCCGACGAACAGGACGT
This Actinopolymorpha cephalotaxi DNA region includes the following protein-coding sequences:
- a CDS encoding ABC transporter substrate-binding protein — protein: MLAAQVKAGKLPKLTERLPKDPMVVKPQSELGTFGGTMQRGQIDLNNDGLQYMGWAGLVEWTPTTPPTPGPGLAKSWEIEDGGRAYVFHLRDGVRWSDGKPFTTDDIMYVYEHVYSNKELAPVFPAWLSPGGKPAKFVQVDKTTFRIEFAAPNGLLLKYMSFVGTFVGANPFLQPKHYMSRFHPDIAGKDAVQSALKKENFSAWVDFYHSRHDHWRNPGLPVLGPWRITKPAKGNNATAERNPYYWKVDPEGRQLPYIDRAVYTFLDQEAFGLRAANGQVDLAAWDLSYQSAPMLIKNQKDKGYRFLRWKPDGLFHAVNLNQSHPDPVLRELFQDINFRAGVSHAINREEMRDSLFSGQGSFQQPCAQPEDPYFVKGMGQRFVAFDEAKANDYLDKAGLTKRGGDGMRLRPDGKPMKLVAQTFTIGVGVPSVSILEFVKRYWAKVGIDIAIKNISSELWYASIWHGDFDLNCYVPAGYLWDIDSLWYIPTNGLTYWAPKYGNWYSDPKGKFSMKPEGEIRQLQVLYDELVQQADDDRRLAIGREILKLHDKNVWIINTVKSAFAPVVVSDDLGNVREDAVASYRTLYEAATDLSQLYFRHPERHT
- a CDS encoding Gfo/Idh/MocA family protein gives rise to the protein MDEIRVGVVGLGPRALLTWIPLLARIPGYRITALCDRIEALHQAALSRTEDPASVHTYSDYDDVLQDPSVDAVALTVRSRDQGLLAARALDAGKHVHAEVPAAHSVEDCWRLVLAVERSGMTYQLAEQTRYWGFVDAWRDLVSSGRLGRVTLGEGQYFHHYTEGMFQDPRSGELMGPDGISERPDALPTWAQQMPPIHYLPHELSPMLRILDDRVTEVVGMSTESPSVANPLIAQSDMQVALMRTRKGTILRMAASFAQPHPPGNWHWYQLIGTGGRVEWTRSNRDRPKVWLTDAQMHDLADVDWRYERTDAPAEAHGSGHGDADYYTHVSFRDAVFAGRQPSFDVYQAVDTAAPAVLAARSMAAGSVLLEVPDFRPGPTRTPGQAP